Within Eggerthella timonensis, the genomic segment CTTCTTCTCGTCGGCGGGCTGGTCCTCGGGATGCCCGATGGCGATGTTGTCGATGTTGCCGTTGACCGAGCACCAGATGGGCTGGCCGAGGAACGTGTGGTCGAGGCAGCGGCTGCACACGATGCAGGGACGCACCTGCTCGGGATGGCCGGCGGCAACCTTGCCCGCCGTCTCCGGGTCGGCGATGAACTGGCGCGCCATGCCCACGGCGTCGCCGTAGCCCTGCGTGACCACCTTGTCGCACACGTCGAGCGAGTTGATGCGGGTGCCGGGGAACACGGGCTTGTCCGTGACGGTCTTCACCTGCTTGGCGAGGTCGATGAACTCGCCTTCCGGCACGATCTGGTTGGCCACGGGGCGCGGGGCCTCATGGAAGCCCGCCTGCACGCTCCACGCGTCCACGCCGTGCTTCTCGATGATCGGGATGAGCTCGAGGGTGTCCTCGATGCGGTTGCCGTTCGGCATGAGGTCGTCGGCCGAGATGCGCACGAGCACCGGGGTGTCGGGGCACACGCGATGCACTTCGTCGAGGATCTCGGTCAGCAGGCGCGCACGGTTCTCCGGGCTGCCGCCGTACTCGTCGGTGCGGTGGTTGGAGTACTTGGACAAAAAGCGCATGACCATGTAGCCGATGCCCGCGTGGATCTCGATGATGTCGAAGCCGGCCTCCACGGCGCGGCGCGCGGCCTCGCCGTACTGCTTCACCACGATGGCGATCTCGTCGGTGGTGTACTCGCACTCGGGCATGCCCACGAACGGGCCGCTCGGCACGTCCTTGGACGGGGCGTAGCTCTTCAGCTCGTCGTCGCCCGACGCGCGCCACTCGTAGCACAGCTGCAGCTGGACGGCCGTCTTGGCGCCGTGCTTGTGGCACGCCTCGTTGATGCGCGCAAGGCCGGGCACGAACGCGTCGTCCCAGATGCCGGCGGCACCCGTGGTGGTGTGGTACTTCGGCGTCGCGTTGAAGCAGTCGCTGACGTAGGCGCTGCCCAGCTCCAACAGGCCCGTGCCGCCCTTGGCGCGCTCCTCGTAGAAGTCGACGATGGCGTCGGTGATGTAGTAGTTGTCGACCATCTCGGTGGTCATGGGCAGCATGACGAACCGGTTCC encodes:
- a CDS encoding FAD-dependent oxidoreductase; the protein is MAKYQKLLEPFSIGGVEIRNRFVMLPMTTEMVDNYYITDAIVDFYEERAKGGTGLLELGSAYVSDCFNATPKYHTTTGAAGIWDDAFVPGLARINEACHKHGAKTAVQLQLCYEWRASGDDELKSYAPSKDVPSGPFVGMPECEYTTDEIAIVVKQYGEAARRAVEAGFDIIEIHAGIGYMVMRFLSKYSNHRTDEYGGSPENRARLLTEILDEVHRVCPDTPVLVRISADDLMPNGNRIEDTLELIPIIEKHGVDAWSVQAGFHEAPRPVANQIVPEGEFIDLAKQVKTVTDKPVFPGTRINSLDVCDKVVTQGYGDAVGMARQFIADPETAGKVAAGHPEQVRPCIVCSRCLDHTFLGQPIWCSVNGNIDNIAIGHPEDQPADEKKHIVVVGAGPGGLETARVAAVRGHKVTVLDKSDRVGGLLNMAQVLNDKIEPLVTYWNEEMKLHPNIELKLNTKVTADTIKALDPDEVVVAPGGEVIGVDVPGIDGKNVVSSQDIKDMVAGIVPEGKGLIWKAAVAAIKAQGGTVGFMRMGLNMASGPTAIVGKRVVVVGGGFAGLEVAESMSDGREITVIDEAKKMGNGIGIIDKNPTINLVKQKGVKLMPLTKLVEVTKKGAKVQNVETGEEQLLECDTVLLSLGVEANTKLYDEVVKIFPDAKLIGDATTPAGKVYRTLEAVNAGYKEAMAF